Proteins from a genomic interval of Haemophilus parainfluenzae T3T1:
- a CDS encoding GpE family phage tail protein — protein MIAATVEDAMADIALIFHWQPQAFEQMTFAELMTWREKARERNETEND, from the coding sequence ATGATTGCCGCCACGGTAGAAGATGCCATGGCGGACATTGCATTAATTTTCCATTGGCAACCACAAGCCTTTGAGCAAATGACATTTGCCGAATTAATGACATGGCGAGAAAAAGCAAGGGAACGAAATGAAACAGAAAATGATTGA
- a CDS encoding phage tail protein has translation MTAQYFTVLTDYGTQAFANAIATNQPIQFSSFAVGDGNGQAVTPTADRTALVKETHRGNVSAVSLDPRNNKQIIIELTIPEDVGGFYIREMGVFDSTNKLVAYANTPESFKPTLESGSGKVQVLRMILKVSNSQAVTLSIDNSVIFVTRQQLNPKKITSQTANGFDDSGHTHEIETADTTKAGIVQLTDDTGLDSDKLGLSARAGKKLAQLISKVQLALGNYIPNNKKSNSVTSNSNEDVATSSAVKTAYDKGVEAKTAADNANQNADGRVSKSGDTMTGDMSFKQGDYSGINLYNNDGYYLRLEGNNHANGSMLTAVYRKPNGENVAVVSFPKRDGTIAYVNDVVAKSGDSMKGTLTFTGATENYYIGNYSWRMPIKFSGDTFIGNEVTGIGFNNNGSLNLGGRKNSSEFIATIDSEGIYTGGVVRATGHTAKAYGQGGFANQWTDKNAPYAVHNPNANGKNIYYPFIKGFNTNGNQYGTAFSFGYMTPGTIDQFGSGAIHLLTDSGNGKIWWFGHDGVLRGDDFVTTDGKRLSDLPRERLIWQGSTDNPITVNAQVSKGALFILMDTPNGPNANRPIWFSAPIEQCHDTRIGEYDTGGTAGDYNYVTLALLHRNGNNITITPQSDGRKPRIKKVVVFG, from the coding sequence ATGACAGCACAATATTTCACAGTATTAACAGACTACGGCACACAAGCTTTTGCTAACGCCATCGCAACCAATCAACCAATTCAATTTTCAAGCTTTGCAGTGGGTGACGGTAACGGACAAGCCGTCACCCCAACGGCAGACCGCACAGCATTGGTGAAAGAGACACACCGTGGGAATGTCAGTGCCGTATCACTCGATCCACGCAACAACAAGCAAATCATCATTGAATTGACCATTCCGGAAGATGTGGGCGGGTTTTATATCCGAGAAATGGGCGTTTTCGATAGCACAAACAAATTAGTGGCGTATGCAAATACGCCTGAAAGTTTTAAGCCAACGCTTGAAAGCGGAAGCGGCAAGGTGCAAGTGTTGCGGATGATTTTAAAAGTCAGCAATTCCCAAGCTGTCACATTGAGTATAGATAATTCGGTGATTTTTGTTACCCGTCAGCAATTAAACCCGAAAAAAATCACATCGCAAACCGCAAATGGATTTGATGATAGCGGGCATACACACGAAATCGAAACCGCCGACACAACAAAAGCAGGTATTGTGCAACTTACCGATGACACGGGGCTTGATAGTGACAAGTTGGGCTTGTCTGCAAGAGCCGGTAAAAAACTTGCACAGCTCATCAGCAAGGTTCAACTCGCCCTTGGCAATTACATTCCAAACAACAAAAAATCAAATTCAGTCACAAGCAACAGTAATGAAGATGTGGCGACATCGTCAGCCGTCAAAACGGCTTATGATAAAGGTGTGGAAGCAAAAACTGCTGCAGATAATGCAAACCAAAATGCTGACGGTCGTGTATCTAAATCAGGCGATACGATGACAGGCGATATGTCATTTAAGCAAGGTGATTACAGTGGTATTAATTTATATAACAATGATGGATACTACTTGAGGCTCGAAGGCAATAATCACGCTAACGGCTCTATGCTTACTGCGGTATATCGTAAGCCAAACGGTGAAAACGTGGCAGTGGTATCTTTTCCAAAAAGAGATGGTACGATCGCTTATGTTAATGACGTCGTCGCAAAAAGTGGCGACAGCATGAAGGGCACACTCACATTTACCGGCGCAACTGAAAACTATTATATTGGAAATTACTCATGGCGTATGCCGATTAAGTTTTCGGGTGATACGTTTATTGGTAACGAAGTCACCGGAATTGGATTTAACAACAATGGCTCATTAAATCTCGGCGGTCGAAAAAATAGCTCTGAATTTATCGCAACGATTGACAGTGAGGGGATTTATACCGGTGGTGTTGTGCGTGCTACCGGACATACCGCGAAAGCATATGGACAGGGCGGATTTGCCAATCAATGGACCGACAAAAATGCACCGTATGCAGTACATAACCCAAATGCCAACGGGAAAAATATCTATTATCCCTTTATCAAGGGGTTTAACACCAATGGCAATCAATATGGCACGGCATTTAGTTTTGGGTATATGACCCCCGGGACAATTGATCAATTTGGCAGCGGCGCCATCCATTTACTTACGGATAGCGGCAACGGCAAAATATGGTGGTTTGGACACGATGGGGTATTACGGGGAGATGATTTTGTCACGACTGACGGTAAACGCCTCTCAGACTTACCGAGAGAACGCCTTATTTGGCAAGGGTCAACGGATAACCCAATCACAGTTAATGCGCAAGTTAGCAAAGGCGCGTTATTTATATTGATGGATACTCCCAATGGACCAAACGCGAATCGCCCAATTTGGTTCAGCGCGCCCATCGAACAATGCCACGACACACGCATCGGCGAATACGATACAGGCGGAACCGCTGGTGACTATAACTATGTCACTCTCGCGTTGTTGCATCGTAATGGTAACAATATCACTATCACCCCACAAAGTGACGGGCGCAAACCAAGAATTAAAAAAGTCGTCGTATTTGGTTAA
- a CDS encoding MazG-like family protein → MSDLKQLIKNIENWAEARNLIEGSTPKKQFIKLMEEFGELCSGVSKNKIDVVKDSIGDCFVVMVILARQFNQNDLLDDMGYIYEHPNFNDDGKLERSLIDTADSFLSFFFESENRELFKAKISFGFCILGLKEAADYFELDFDECVKAAWDEIKDRKGRMIDGVFVKEGDL, encoded by the coding sequence ATGTCAGATTTAAAACAACTTATTAAAAATATCGAAAATTGGGCAGAAGCTCGCAATTTGATTGAAGGTTCTACACCAAAAAAACAATTCATTAAATTAATGGAAGAATTCGGGGAGTTATGCAGTGGCGTATCTAAAAATAAAATAGACGTGGTGAAAGATAGCATCGGGGATTGCTTTGTGGTGATGGTGATTTTGGCGAGACAGTTCAACCAAAATGATTTGCTTGATGATATGGGATATATCTATGAGCATCCTAATTTCAATGACGATGGAAAATTAGAAAGAAGTTTGATTGATACAGCAGACTCATTTCTTTCATTTTTCTTTGAAAGCGAAAACCGCGAATTATTTAAGGCGAAAATATCGTTTGGATTTTGTATTTTAGGATTAAAAGAAGCGGCAGATTATTTTGAACTTGATTTTGACGAATGCGTTAAAGCAGCATGGGATGAAATCAAAGACCGCAAAGGGCGTATGATTGACGGCGTGTTTGTGAAAGAAGGTGATTTGTGA
- a CDS encoding phage major tail tube protein, translating to MALPRKLKLMNFLADGNSYRGQVTEITQPKLAMKLEEYRAGGMIGPVKVNLGVEGLEAQFKMGGYMTELIKEFGGKIDGSALRFAGAYQQDDTEEVTAIELIMRGRFSEIDNGTSKSGDDTEQSYTVPLTYYKIIENGKDLVEIDLLNSIFIVGGTDRLAEHRSAIGI from the coding sequence ATGGCTTTACCACGTAAATTAAAACTCATGAACTTCTTGGCAGACGGTAATTCTTACCGTGGCCAAGTCACCGAAATCACACAACCTAAATTAGCAATGAAACTGGAAGAATACCGTGCAGGCGGCATGATTGGTCCAGTGAAAGTGAATTTAGGCGTGGAAGGCTTGGAAGCGCAATTCAAAATGGGCGGGTATATGACCGAACTCATCAAAGAATTTGGCGGCAAAATTGACGGTTCAGCATTACGTTTTGCGGGTGCATATCAACAAGACGACACAGAAGAAGTCACCGCTATTGAATTGATTATGCGTGGTCGTTTCAGCGAAATTGACAACGGCACAAGCAAATCAGGCGATGACACCGAACAAAGCTATACCGTGCCATTAACCTATTACAAAATCATCGAAAACGGCAAAGATTTGGTCGAGATTGATTTACTCAACTCAATCTTTATTGTCGGCGGCACTGACCGCTTGGCAGAACACCGTTCAGCGATTGGCATCTAA
- a CDS encoding WYL domain-containing protein produces MIICLLLAFLLLVITGMISEYFGNTAGGFFFCIVAPIVFFYIRSKKKKQKQSIKKEYEAVSMPLKNKDVIEFTYTNADGITKHRKVRVVHVDDVYIEGYCYTANDTRTFRLDRIDGLIEQEGEYYPVEEWLERQGIDTVKYQPKLQTKKAKSSPLEICFTGFSKADKEHLEILAKVHDFKVRKTVTHNLDFLVTGYNAGPSKIDAAMNVGAILLNESQFINMIETGEITKWQN; encoded by the coding sequence GTGATTATTTGCTTATTGTTGGCGTTTCTGCTCTTAGTCATTACTGGAATGATTTCTGAATATTTCGGTAATACTGCAGGTGGATTTTTCTTTTGTATTGTTGCGCCGATAGTCTTTTTTTACATTAGGTCGAAAAAGAAAAAACAAAAGCAGTCTATCAAAAAAGAATATGAAGCAGTTTCAATGCCACTTAAAAATAAAGATGTCATTGAATTCACATACACTAATGCAGATGGCATAACAAAACATCGCAAAGTGCGTGTGGTTCATGTTGATGATGTTTATATTGAGGGGTATTGCTATACTGCAAATGACACAAGAACATTCCGTCTTGATCGCATTGATGGATTAATCGAACAAGAAGGTGAATATTATCCTGTTGAAGAATGGTTAGAAAGACAAGGAATTGACACGGTCAAATACCAACCAAAACTTCAGACTAAAAAAGCAAAATCAAGCCCGCTCGAAATTTGTTTTACAGGCTTTTCAAAAGCCGATAAGGAACATTTGGAAATTCTTGCAAAGGTTCATGATTTTAAAGTGCGAAAAACAGTGACGCACAATTTGGATTTTTTAGTGACAGGATATAACGCGGGGCCGTCAAAAATTGATGCTGCAATGAATGTTGGAGCGATATTGTTAAATGAAAGCCAGTTTATAAACATGATAGAAACAGGGGAAATTACCAAATGGCAAAACTAA
- a CDS encoding ANR family transcriptional regulator: MASQSTEKISMRTKFIAFKTAIETAAEAEREKQYLKAAQFWRKAYQLAPTPEEDWCFARADRCFKAAIDTGAIKVRKSRQLDFKDFWEKGNE; encoded by the coding sequence ATGGCAAGCCAATCCACGGAGAAAATCAGCATGAGAACAAAATTCATCGCCTTTAAAACGGCAATCGAAACCGCCGCAGAAGCAGAACGCGAAAAACAATATTTAAAAGCCGCACAGTTTTGGCGCAAAGCCTATCAGTTAGCACCAACACCGGAAGAAGATTGGTGCTTTGCACGTGCAGATCGTTGTTTTAAAGCCGCCATTGATACAGGCGCAATCAAGGTAAGAAAAAGCAGACAGTTAGATTTCAAGGATTTTTGGGAGAAAGGCAATGAGTGA
- a CDS encoding phage tail assembly protein, whose product MKNENSKVITLTNPLVRGETKITEITVNKPTVPALKGLKMFDVLQMDVDALQVLLTRVTNPVLHKSDFSTMEVADFTELAAVAVGFLGKNSEAEATE is encoded by the coding sequence ATGAAAAACGAAAACAGCAAAGTGATCACATTAACCAATCCACTTGTGCGTGGCGAAACTAAAATCACCGAAATCACCGTCAACAAACCAACCGTGCCGGCATTAAAAGGCTTGAAAATGTTTGACGTGTTGCAAATGGACGTGGACGCATTGCAAGTGTTGCTCACTCGCGTGACAAATCCTGTATTGCACAAATCCGACTTTTCCACAATGGAAGTGGCAGACTTCACCGAGCTTGCGGCGGTGGCTGTCGGTTTTTTAGGGAAGAATTCGGAAGCGGAAGCGACCGAATAA
- a CDS encoding phage tail protein gives MFQNFALAALGMFVFTRQTVPFQSLDRTSTWRHPTNAIVGAMPKSQFTGKESETVTIGGRLIPEITGGRFSIKALELMADSGGAFPLIDGATFEIIGFFVIENIQETRTEFFGDGAPRAIDFTMNLKRTDDPMLIAIADSLMSNL, from the coding sequence ATGTTTCAAAACTTTGCTTTAGCCGCACTTGGTATGTTCGTTTTTACACGGCAAACCGTGCCTTTCCAAAGCTTAGACCGCACATCAACGTGGCGACATCCAACCAATGCGATTGTGGGGGCGATGCCGAAATCACAATTCACCGGTAAGGAAAGCGAAACCGTGACAATCGGCGGGCGACTTATTCCAGAAATAACGGGCGGCAGATTTTCCATTAAAGCGTTGGAATTAATGGCAGACAGTGGCGGTGCCTTTCCACTGATTGACGGTGCAACCTTTGAAATCATCGGCTTTTTTGTGATCGAAAACATCCAAGAAACCCGCACCGAATTCTTTGGCGATGGCGCACCCCGTGCCATTGACTTCACCATGAACCTTAAACGCACTGACGATCCGATGTTGATTGCCATTGCAGACAGTTTAATGAGTAATCTTTAA
- a CDS encoding phage late control D family protein, whose protein sequence is MLGLDFNDNHRTPAFKVVITTKDKKQQDITQVVSSRLINLSLTDNRGLEADTLDLELSDHDGKLALPPRNAIISLALGWKGKPLIEKGKYSVDEVQFSGGANSADRLTIRARAADLKGTLTEQKERSFHKIHLDDLVEQIANEHGLDCFVAVGLHNPLIDHIDQTNESDINLLTRLAEQYDAMVTVKNEVLLFMDLGAGKSASGKPLPSYKITKKQGDNYNFSIAESENYKAVRAYWHDTDSGKRGEVTVDENTKIVKKQRMTKGRTLKNGTVKGNRLSKRKYNEIEQQEPITSDSSQIKSLRHTYPSEKTAITAAKSAFDKLKRGVATFSLNLAFGDPMLMPESIVELSGFKAEIDAASWIITRVTHNLSDSGFTSQIECELKVEDEEVDVKKVKK, encoded by the coding sequence ATGTTAGGCTTAGATTTTAACGATAATCACCGCACCCCAGCTTTTAAAGTGGTGATCACCACGAAAGACAAAAAACAGCAAGACATCACGCAAGTGGTATCAAGCCGTCTGATCAATTTGTCCTTAACCGATAATCGCGGATTGGAAGCGGACACGCTAGACTTAGAATTATCCGACCATGACGGCAAACTGGCTTTGCCGCCACGCAATGCCATAATCAGCCTTGCACTGGGTTGGAAAGGAAAACCGCTTATTGAGAAAGGCAAATATTCCGTGGATGAAGTGCAGTTTTCTGGCGGAGCAAATTCAGCCGACAGGCTAACCATTCGCGCAAGAGCAGCCGATTTAAAAGGCACATTAACAGAACAAAAAGAACGGTCATTCCATAAAATCCATTTAGATGATTTAGTCGAACAAATCGCCAATGAACACGGGTTAGATTGTTTTGTGGCAGTTGGGCTGCATAATCCATTAATCGACCACATAGACCAAACTAATGAAAGCGACATCAATCTATTGACACGCCTTGCCGAGCAATATGATGCGATGGTGACAGTCAAGAATGAAGTTTTGTTATTTATGGATTTAGGCGCAGGGAAAAGCGCAAGCGGAAAGCCTTTGCCATCCTATAAAATCACAAAAAAACAAGGCGACAACTACAATTTTTCCATTGCTGAAAGTGAAAACTACAAAGCCGTGCGGGCGTATTGGCACGATACGGACAGTGGAAAGCGTGGCGAAGTAACAGTTGATGAAAACACCAAGATTGTGAAAAAACAGCGAATGACGAAAGGCAGAACGCTGAAAAACGGCACAGTGAAAGGAAACCGATTAAGCAAACGCAAATACAACGAAATTGAGCAACAAGAACCCATTACAAGTGACAGTTCTCAAATAAAATCACTGCGACACACCTATCCAAGCGAAAAAACCGCTATCACCGCCGCCAAGTCCGCTTTTGATAAGTTAAAACGTGGCGTGGCAACATTTAGCCTTAATCTAGCATTTGGGGATCCAATGTTAATGCCAGAAAGCATTGTCGAGCTGTCAGGATTTAAAGCAGAAATTGACGCAGCAAGTTGGATAATCACTAGAGTCACGCACAATCTTTCAGATAGCGGATTTACCAGTCAAATTGAATGCGAATTGAAAGTGGAAGATGAAGAAGTGGACGTGAAGAAGGTGAAAAAATAA
- a CDS encoding phage tail sheath subtilisin-like domain-containing protein: MSDEYLHGVKVTEIAEALRTLTTSSTAVIGLVATAADADATVFPLNKPTLLTGITAEVQAKAGKQGTLSRALDGIADIVNCKVVVIRVEENDDESTMKANVIGTVDSEGNYTGLKAFLVSAAVCGVKPRIFCVPKYDSQDVTTELLSVAKKLNGFVYASCGSAKTKEEAVTYRRNFSQRELMLIFGDFLSFNPNTKATEVDYAVVRAAAMRAYQDKEYGWHTCISNKGLTGVTGVTKPLSFDINDSATDVNYLNEQGITCCVNHNGFKLWGLRTCSADKLFIYENYTRTAQVLKDTIAQSFDWAVDKNISVMLVKEIVEAINAKWREYVAKGYLVGGKAFINSSLNTAATLKDAKLLVSYDYCPVPPLEQLGFNQYISDEYLVEFAAEIAKVGA, from the coding sequence ATGTCTGATGAATATCTCCATGGGGTCAAGGTAACGGAAATTGCCGAAGCCTTGCGAACACTCACCACATCATCCACTGCCGTGATCGGTTTAGTGGCAACGGCAGCAGATGCAGATGCAACTGTTTTCCCACTCAATAAACCCACTCTTTTAACAGGTATCACCGCCGAAGTCCAAGCGAAAGCCGGCAAACAAGGCACATTATCCCGTGCATTAGATGGCATTGCTGACATCGTGAATTGTAAAGTGGTCGTCATTCGAGTGGAAGAAAACGACGATGAAAGCACCATGAAAGCAAACGTCATCGGTACAGTGGACAGCGAAGGAAATTACACTGGCTTGAAAGCGTTCTTGGTATCTGCTGCCGTTTGTGGCGTGAAACCGCGTATTTTCTGCGTGCCGAAGTATGACAGCCAAGATGTTACCACCGAGCTTTTAAGCGTGGCGAAAAAACTGAATGGCTTTGTGTATGCATCGTGCGGATCAGCAAAAACCAAAGAAGAAGCGGTCACTTATCGCCGTAATTTCTCACAGCGTGAATTAATGCTGATTTTCGGTGACTTCTTGTCATTCAACCCGAACACCAAAGCAACCGAAGTGGATTATGCAGTTGTCCGCGCGGCGGCAATGCGAGCGTATCAAGATAAAGAATACGGCTGGCACACTTGCATTTCAAACAAAGGTTTGACTGGCGTGACTGGCGTAACTAAACCGCTTTCATTCGACATCAACGACAGTGCGACCGATGTCAACTATCTGAACGAACAAGGCATCACTTGTTGTGTGAATCACAATGGCTTCAAACTATGGGGCTTGCGCACCTGTTCAGCCGACAAGTTATTCATCTACGAAAACTACACTCGCACCGCACAAGTGTTGAAAGACACTATCGCACAATCATTTGATTGGGCAGTAGATAAAAACATCAGTGTGATGTTGGTGAAAGAAATCGTGGAAGCGATCAATGCGAAATGGCGTGAATATGTGGCGAAAGGTTACTTAGTCGGCGGTAAAGCATTTATCAATTCATCACTGAACACTGCCGCCACATTAAAAGATGCAAAATTGCTTGTGTCTTATGATTACTGCCCTGTTCCGCCATTAGAACAATTAGGCTTTAACCAATACATCAGCGATGAATACCTTGTGGAATTCGCCGCAGAGATTGCCAAAGTAGGAGCATAA
- a CDS encoding LexA family transcriptional regulator, whose translation MPDLSTRFKTLLYEKHLSMNAFAKMIGVSQPAIAKIANGETLNPKNILEIAAALNVDPHWLKTGEGDPDPSYRIVEVSEPQNPNTVRIDILDVEASAGNGAYLSPTEQGLLSQEFDLTFFRQQFGRADAKYLKLITVKGDSMAPTLESGDLLYVDISENYFAADGLYVFTFDGQTFIKRLQKVGKEMLVISDNPTYKEWTFTQDDDVFIHGRVIFSMPMKWRKW comes from the coding sequence ATGCCTGATTTATCTACACGCTTTAAAACTTTACTTTACGAAAAACATCTTTCAATGAATGCTTTTGCAAAGATGATTGGAGTTTCTCAACCAGCAATCGCAAAGATTGCAAATGGCGAAACATTAAACCCTAAAAATATTTTAGAAATTGCGGCCGCACTTAATGTGGACCCGCATTGGTTAAAAACAGGGGAAGGCGACCCTGATCCGTCTTATCGCATTGTAGAAGTGAGCGAACCGCAAAACCCAAACACAGTGCGGATTGATATTTTGGACGTGGAAGCGAGTGCCGGAAACGGGGCATATTTAAGCCCAACCGAACAAGGCTTGCTTTCACAAGAATTTGATTTAACGTTCTTCCGTCAACAATTCGGACGTGCTGATGCAAAATATTTGAAGTTGATCACAGTGAAAGGGGATAGCATGGCGCCAACCCTTGAAAGCGGTGATTTGCTTTACGTGGATATTTCCGAAAATTACTTTGCCGCCGACGGTCTTTATGTTTTCACCTTTGACGGCCAAACATTCATCAAACGCTTGCAAAAAGTGGGAAAAGAAATGCTCGTCATTTCCGACAATCCAACATACAAAGAATGGACATTCACGCAAGATGACGATGTATTTATCCACGGCAGGGTAATATTCAGCATGCCGATGAAGTGGCGGAAGTGGTAG
- a CDS encoding replication endonuclease, which yields MMNWEQQRDNNIAKRDLAMEEARLARMESAAKTNRTLDLPQATAAQIELFAVAPNHFDYVEKLLSDLPRKRQREHFRNVWLRAYRSVKDDGSISFSLGNKQARIANTTLRDVLTNRLEAVFEQYRISVSWLLERKHYSANLAMQKPVDSKGLHFYLLGERQLKEIAYKLALHFNGLQSDFVEDCANQKAIGLLSAVDFSRLSSDLHRLCADVCKNIGFPLKSQHRLEEGKRLSVQQQEGELLRVVCEKYWFRTLRNTQKRLIEHLAIGCGEVSAKVSPYISTGTLSDYRNQQKANLEYLKQMIIENIDDPSDQVELMAMWQKSSGNPAIRFNEMMNRLRGVDEWATEKGYVSLFLTMTAPSSFHATHNNGTNNKKWKGADPRTTHAYLSKNWAQLRALFAKRGIGFFGMRGVEPHHDATPHWHLLVYVKAEDKEEVIRLFKSKALELDGDEFGAKKHRCRVDEIDPAKGSAVSYIAKYIAKNIYAGNQKDETSDEVEGLKLDENVQRVRAWANLWGIRQFQFYGNPPISVWRELRKLEKWQLDDVDDKTIADAQAVCDVACFASYLELQGGAMAKREDQPLCVEYEESEPNQYGERRKKIVGVKNRFSLASVRTKLKNWIIKKGTVADVATDANAETTETNKERSDAWTCVSNCNRSEIEQKVKNALLPVGFMINRSQIDLLIKHKRLRLNDFQWICYENDNVFIKEEKIPLFSVKKFSQKVTGFWERLGKM from the coding sequence ATGATGAACTGGGAGCAACAACGAGACAATAACATCGCTAAACGTGATTTGGCGATGGAAGAAGCTCGTTTGGCAAGAATGGAAAGTGCGGCTAAAACTAACCGCACTTTAGACTTGCCGCAAGCAACTGCCGCACAAATTGAGCTGTTTGCGGTTGCTCCTAATCATTTTGATTATGTTGAAAAACTGCTTTCAGATTTACCACGCAAACGCCAACGTGAACACTTCCGCAATGTGTGGTTGCGTGCTTATCGCAGTGTGAAAGATGATGGGTCAATTAGTTTTAGCTTAGGCAATAAACAAGCCCGCATTGCCAACACCACCTTGCGTGATGTTTTAACCAATCGTTTGGAAGCCGTTTTTGAGCAATATCGCATATCTGTTTCGTGGTTGCTTGAACGCAAACACTATTCCGCCAACTTGGCTATGCAAAAGCCTGTGGATAGTAAAGGCTTGCATTTTTATCTATTAGGCGAACGCCAATTAAAAGAGATCGCCTACAAACTCGCCTTGCACTTCAACGGATTGCAAAGCGATTTTGTGGAAGATTGTGCCAATCAAAAAGCCATTGGGCTATTAAGTGCGGTCGATTTTTCACGTTTAAGCAGTGATCTGCACCGCCTTTGTGCTGATGTTTGCAAGAACATTGGCTTTCCACTTAAAAGCCAACACCGCCTAGAAGAAGGGAAACGCCTTTCTGTGCAACAGCAAGAAGGCGAATTGTTGCGTGTGGTATGCGAAAAATACTGGTTTCGCACATTACGCAACACGCAAAAACGCCTTATCGAGCATTTGGCGATTGGTTGCGGTGAAGTATCGGCAAAAGTTAGCCCTTACATTTCAACAGGTACATTGAGCGATTACCGCAATCAACAAAAAGCCAACCTGGAATATTTAAAACAGATGATTATTGAAAACATTGACGATCCATCCGACCAGGTGGAATTGATGGCAATGTGGCAAAAATCTTCCGGTAATCCTGCCATCCGTTTCAACGAGATGATGAACCGCTTGCGTGGCGTGGACGAATGGGCCACTGAAAAAGGCTATGTGTCATTGTTCTTAACCATGACCGCCCCTTCATCGTTCCATGCGACACACAACAACGGCACAAATAACAAGAAATGGAAAGGTGCAGACCCACGCACAACCCACGCTTATTTAAGTAAGAATTGGGCGCAGTTGCGTGCATTGTTTGCTAAGCGTGGCATAGGATTTTTTGGTATGCGTGGCGTTGAGCCACACCATGACGCCACACCACACTGGCACTTGCTTGTGTATGTGAAAGCGGAAGATAAAGAAGAAGTGATCCGTTTATTTAAATCAAAAGCTTTAGAGTTAGACGGCGATGAATTCGGGGCGAAAAAACACCGTTGCCGTGTTGATGAAATTGACCCTGCAAAAGGTTCTGCCGTTTCTTATATTGCGAAATACATTGCCAAAAACATTTATGCAGGCAATCAGAAAGATGAAACATCAGACGAAGTGGAAGGATTGAAACTAGACGAAAACGTGCAACGTGTGCGTGCGTGGGCGAACCTTTGGGGCATTCGTCAATTCCAGTTTTACGGCAATCCGCCCATTTCTGTGTGGCGTGAATTACGCAAATTAGAAAAATGGCAATTAGATGATGTCGATGACAAGACCATTGCAGACGCGCAAGCCGTTTGTGATGTGGCTTGTTTTGCAAGCTATTTAGAGTTGCAAGGGGGCGCAATGGCTAAACGTGAAGATCAGCCATTATGCGTGGAATATGAAGAAAGCGAGCCGAACCAATACGGCGAAAGAAGAAAGAAAATTGTGGGGGTGAAAAACCGTTTCAGTTTAGCAAGTGTAAGAACAAAACTTAAAAATTGGATTATCAAAAAAGGCACAGTGGCAGATGTTGCAACTGATGCCAATGCGGAGACCACCGAAACAAACAAGGAGCGGAGCGACGCTTGGACTTGTGTCAGTAACTGTAACCGTTCAGAAATTGAACAAAAGGTAAAAAATGCACTTTTACCTGTCGGTTTTATGATTAATCGTTCACAAATTGATCTATTAATCAAACATAAACGGTTACGGCTTAATGACTTTCAGTGGATTTGTTATGAAAACGACAACGTTTTCATTAAAGAAGAAAAAATACCGCTCTTTTCTGTGAAAAAATTTAGTCAGAAAGTGACTGGATTTTGGGAAAGATTGGGGAAAATGTAG
- a CDS encoding helix-turn-helix domain-containing protein: MKGIKQAVALCNGQSSLARACGVSQTAVLKWLCGGKMDVKYIPAIIKATEGKVRAEDLRPDVDWAVIRNS, translated from the coding sequence ATGAAAGGAATTAAACAAGCAGTTGCACTTTGCAACGGGCAATCTTCCCTTGCTAGAGCTTGCGGAGTGAGCCAAACAGCAGTGCTTAAGTGGCTTTGCGGTGGAAAAATGGATGTGAAATATATTCCCGCCATTATCAAAGCAACAGAAGGCAAAGTAAGAGCCGAAGATTTACGCCCTGATGTAGATTGGGCAGTGATTCGGAATAGTTAA